From Vitis vinifera cultivar Pinot Noir 40024 chromosome 3, ASM3070453v1, the proteins below share one genomic window:
- the LOC104877812 gene encoding uncharacterized protein At4g26485: protein MKRTKKKERWIQHYSSFQKILLVGEGDFSFSACLARQFGSAVNMVATSLDPQEIVYAKHWSCATHLQELKRLGCRVLHEVDVKEMNRHPTLINMEFDVIVFNFPHAGHFPGLCERNVKLIKMHREILKAFFKSASDMLSSGGEVHVTHRDDYPYNIWKVEKLANGAGLYLKEKVEFQKKDYPGYHNKRGGAIGSNKTFPLKDCYTFKFSVGTWESEEEEDEEDDDDYDYKYNDDVDDDEDTTSSGSLGDEIGWILPVMKRLHIK from the exons ATGAAGAGAacgaagaagaaagagagatgGATACAGCACTACAGCAGCTTTCAGAAGATACTGCTTGTGGGTGAAGGCGACTTTTCATTCTCAGCTTGTTTAGCTAGACAGTTTGGTTCTGCTGTTAACATGGTTGCCACTTCACTCGACCCTCAAG AGATAGTGTATGCTAAGCATTGGAGCTGTGCAACACATTTGCAAGAACTAAAAAGATTAGGATGTCGAGTTCTGCATGAAGTTGATGTGAAAGAAATGAACAGACATCCCACCTTAATAAACATGGAATTTGATGTTATCGTCTTTAACTTCCCTCATGCTGGCCATTTCCCAGGGTTATGTGAAAGAAATGTCAAACTCATCAA GATGCACAGAGAGATTCTGAAGGCATTCTTTAAGAGTGCGAGTGATATGCTGAGCAGTGGAGGGGAAGTTCATGTCACACACAGAGATGACTATCCCTATAATATATGGAAGGTGGAGAAACTAGCCAACGGAGCGGGTCTTTATTTGAAAGAGAAAGTAGAATTCCAAAAGAAGGACTACCCTGGGTATCATAACAAGAGAGGCGGTGCTATCGGTAGTAACAAAACATTCCCTCTCAAAGACTGCTATACCTTCAAATTCTCTGTTGGTACTTGGGAAagcgaagaagaagaagatgaagaagatgatgacgaTTATGATTACAAGTACAatgatgatgttgatgatgatgaggaCACTACATCTAGTGGAAGTCTCGGTGATGAAATTGGATGGATATTACCTGTGATGAAACGTCTGCATATTAAGTGA